One part of the Amaranthus tricolor cultivar Red isolate AtriRed21 chromosome 16, ASM2621246v1, whole genome shotgun sequence genome encodes these proteins:
- the LOC130802738 gene encoding agamous-like MADS-box protein AGL27 — MGRRKIEMKKIEDKSSRQVTFSKRRCGLMKKARELSVLCDVDVALLVFSNHGRLYDLFSASSSSSSLSLSQILKRYQDSTPADEGTITNVEEREPNTCSNNAQVQTCDELLKIFKRYIEGPDMKNLSLDEFSKLEKEVNDVLVHTRNQKTQIMLEHLATLHEQEKSLKQENQLLKDKIANLNEVTTRANNVNYNLDAYMGMGCPHPMNTLPLLW, encoded by the exons atgggAAGAAGGAAAATTGAGATGAAGAAAATTGAAGATAAGAGCAGTCGTCAAGTTACTTTTTCTAAACGACGATGTGGACTTATGAAAAAAGCTCGTGAATTATCTGTTCTTTGTGATGTTGATGTTGCACTTCTTGTTTTCTCCAATCATGGTCGTCTCTACGATTTATTTAGTgcctcttcttcttcatcttctttaaG TTTGTCTCAGATTCTCAAGCGCTATCAGGATTCCACCCCAGCAGATGAAGGAACTATAACAAACGTGGAAGAAAGGGAG CCGAACACCTGTTCAAATAATGCACAAGTCCAAACGTGTGATGAGctattaaagatatttaaaag GTACATAGAAGGCCCTGACATGAAAAATCTTAGTCTTGATGAGTTCTCTAAGCTGGAGAAGGAAGTAAATGATGtccttgtacatactagaaacCAAAAG ACTCAAATTATGTTGGAACATCTTGCGACGCTCCATGAACAG GAGAAATCACTAAAACAAGAGAATCAACTGTTGAAGGATAAG ATTGCAAATTTAAACGAGGTAACTACGAGAGCAAACAATGTAAACTATAATTTGGATGCGTATATGGGTATGGGATGCCCTCATCCAATGAACACACTCCCTCTGTTGTGGTAA
- the LOC130802650 gene encoding eukaryotic translation initiation factor 3 subunit L-like, which yields MPKRLPPSQGHEHRMVLKNQSDIGLSLPAWSVCGVLNYLQALVDKSMIIEILKREKEGLERFTADDGYDYNGGSNVLRVFGYFSMVGLLRVHCLLGDYNTGLKCLLPIDISQHGLYSTVIGSHIATIYYYGFANLMLRRYVVAVREFNKILLYMYKTKQYHQKSPQYEQILKKNEQMYALLAICLSLCPQTKLVEETVNSQLREKYGEEDD from the exons ATGCCCAAACGGTTGCCTCCGTCGCAAGGTCATGAGCATCGCATGGTTTTGAAAAACCAATCTGATATCGGTTTATCCTTACCG GCATGGAGTGTATGTGGTGTTCTCAATTACCTGCAAGCACTTGTTGACAagtcaatgattattgaaattttgaaacgggAGAAAGAGGGACTTGAACGATTTACTGCAGATGATGGGTATGATTATAATGGTGGAAGTAATGTTTTGCGAGTATTCGGGTACTTCAGCATGGTGGGCTTGCTTCGAGTTCACTGTCTCTTGGGGGATTACAACACTGGGTTGAAGTGCTTACTTCCAATTGACATTAGTCAGCATGGTCTTTATAGTACTGTAATTGGAAGCCACATCGCTACTATTTATTACTATGGTTTCGCAAATCTTATGCTACGAAg ATACGTTGTGGCGGTTCgcgaatttaataaaattcttttgTATATGTACAAGACAAAACAGTATCATCAGAAATCTCCGCAGTATGAGCAAATTCTGAAGAAAAATGAGCAGATGTATGCTTTGTTGGCAATTTGTCTTTCTCTCTGTCCCCAGACAAAGCTTGTTGAAGAAACTGTGAACTCGCAGCTTAGGGAGAAGTATGGTGAGGAAGATGATTGA
- the LOC130802651 gene encoding protein ALP1-like, with the protein MDDIMQSVRRKRSLKQLQLVVINVIIVLMMYWVRYMKSVNTIRGVQLIENKGDRKNLRLNVMYRLIQESDVHCKSELRVNRKTFGIICEMLKEFGGLNRTKNMSHEEIVAMFMYTLAHHKKNKSIAHYFIRSGETVSRQFNLCLKAVLKLHYYLLYKPTPISEDCDDERWKPFKNCLGALDGTYINVSVNPQERGKYRTRKGTMTMNVLGVCAPNMQFIHVLAGWEGSAHDVRILRNALSRPNGFRMELGYGGEAKTAADAVRRSKRSSCCPCREELGRLLVAVVGKIKRSRLLLLGGLLRWFSWAADGP; encoded by the exons ATGGATGACATTATGCAATCAGTACGGAGAAAAAGAAGTCTTAAACAACTTCAATTGGTTGTAATAAATGTCATTATAGTTCTTATGATGTATTGGGTTAGGTATATGAAGAGCGTTAATacaattaggggtgttcaattgATCGAAAATAAAGGGGATAGAAAAAATTTACGGTTAAATGTCATGTATCGCTTAATACAAGAAAGTGATGTACATTGCAAAAGTGAACTCCGTGTTAATAGAAAAACCTTTGGTATTATTTGTGAGATGCTTAAGGAATTTGGAGGTCTAAATCGTACAAAAAATATGTCTCATGAAGAAATAGTTGCAATGTTTATGTACACATTAGCACatcataagaaaaataaatcaattgcTCACTATTTTATAAGAAGTGGAGAAACTGTGAGTCGTCAATTCAACTTATGTTTGAAGGCTGTACTCAAGCTTCATTATTATTTGCTTTACAAGCCCACACCAATATCGGAAGATTGTGACGATGAAAGGTGGAAACCTTTCAAG AATTGCTTGGGAGCTTTAGATGGCACCTATATTAATGTAAGTGTGAATCCCCAAGAACGTGGAAAATATCGGACAAGAAAAGGTACAATGACTATGAATGTTTTGGGTGTTTGTGCACCCAATATGCAATTTATCCATGTTCTTGCGGGTTGGGAAGGCTCTGCACATGATGTCCGTATTCTGCGTAATGCTCTTTCTCGGCCAAATGGCTTTAGG ATGGAGCTCGGTTACGGTGGGGAAGCCAAAACAGCCGCTGATGCTGTCAGGAGAAGCAAACGTAGCAGTTGCTGCCCTTGTAGGGAGGAGTTGGGCCGGCTGCTGGTGGCTGTCGTGGGGAAGATAAAACGCAGCCGGTTGCTGCTGCTAGGCGGCCTGCTGCGGTGGTTCTCGTGGGCTGCAGATGGACCGTGA